ACTTCTTCGCAAACCATCACAGAAGTTATTGCTCTCATTGTGCCGTCAGTCATCGCCATATACAACCCGAAACAGAGAAATAGTGCCACCAGAAAAAGGAGAGAATGCACAAGGGCAAAGCAGAACATTACTCCTGCAAACACAATGAAGCCGACCACAAGCATGTTTTTCCTTCCTACTCTGTCTGAAAGAATGCCCATTGGATAGGCTAAGGCGGCATAGGCGATGTTCATCAGTACATAAAAACCAACTTCCACATACACGGGCATCTCAAGAACCTGGTGGGATCGCAGGAGTAAGAAAGCAATGCTGAAATTGGCAATCCCAAACACTCCGATTGCGGCTACAAAGAATCTGAAGTTGGGAGGGAATTTTTCAAGCGAAAGCGAAAATTTTCTTGACTGTTTCCCCTTGGTTTCTCGCACGAAAAGAATTACGATAATTGCAGCAATGCCAGGCACTGCAGAAAGCAGAAATACCAGGCGATAAACATCCATCGCAGTTCCAAATGCTAGGAGCACAATTAGAGCAATTAATGGTCCGACAACCGCACCGCTGGTATCTAGAGCCCTATGCAATCCGAATGCCTTACCTCGCTCACTTTCTTTAGACGAGTCAGCAATGATACCATCCCTTGGCGTTGTCCTTATTCCTTTTCCAACTCTGTCCACAACTCTAACGCCGAGCACATGAAAAGGGGAGGTGGCAAGGGCAAGCAAGGGCTTTGTGAGATTGCTTATAGAG
This genomic interval from Thermoplasmata archaeon contains the following:
- a CDS encoding MFS transporter produces the protein MPKSKVIAGLSINIILLGIVSFLTDMSTEMLVPLLPFFLAGLGATSLVIGIVEGIAESTGSFLKLVSGVYADKLKRKKIFVLSGYSISNLTKPLLALATSPFHVLGVRVVDRVGKGIRTTPRDGIIADSSKESERGKAFGLHRALDTSGAVVGPLIALIVLLAFGTAMDVYRLVFLLSAVPGIAAIIVILFVRETKGKQSRKFSLSLEKFPPNFRFFVAAIGVFGIANFSIAFLLLRSHQVLEMPVYVEVGFYVLMNIAYAALAYPMGILSDRVGRKNMLVVGFIVFAGVMFCFALVHSLLFLVALFLCFGLYMAMTDGTMRAITSVMVCEEVRCSALGIINLVTSITIFPANFIAGLLWDLFGSWAAFSFSGILALASASLLAFSVNEVSSTPS